In the genome of Altererythrobacter sp. TH136, one region contains:
- a CDS encoding helix-turn-helix transcriptional regulator, with amino-acid sequence MAGQELSSWDNIDALARAVRDAGRALGFPFVAAQSDLGDPQPMSDRNCEPYAATVFDWPGHSEAYWQDRRLALKSSFLHAARICAEPMWYHRGQIGSWRPTVLLDQIDCSKVTAQFGFTAAIIAPTHLPGGRIGAVVWVTREEVDLPTIFSRESERLFALAFRFIAAHAEASAPLRAHSAVGQLTGREVQCVRWAAAGKTNTEIGMILSLSVSTVRFHLRNAGAKLGAASRSRTIQLATGHGFLGART; translated from the coding sequence ATGGCCGGACAAGAACTCTCGAGCTGGGACAACATCGACGCCCTGGCTCGCGCGGTTCGGGATGCCGGGCGGGCACTCGGCTTCCCCTTCGTGGCGGCGCAAAGCGACCTGGGCGACCCCCAGCCGATGTCGGACAGGAACTGCGAGCCCTATGCGGCTACCGTATTCGACTGGCCCGGTCACTCCGAAGCGTACTGGCAGGACCGCAGGTTGGCACTCAAGTCTTCGTTCCTGCACGCGGCGAGGATCTGCGCCGAGCCGATGTGGTACCATCGTGGGCAGATCGGCAGCTGGCGCCCGACCGTTTTGCTCGACCAGATCGACTGCTCCAAGGTCACCGCGCAGTTCGGGTTTACCGCAGCGATCATCGCGCCAACTCACTTGCCCGGCGGTCGCATCGGCGCGGTCGTATGGGTGACGCGCGAGGAGGTGGACCTGCCCACCATCTTCAGCCGGGAATCGGAGCGATTGTTCGCCCTCGCCTTTCGGTTCATCGCAGCCCATGCGGAAGCTTCGGCTCCACTTCGGGCTCACAGCGCCGTCGGCCAACTGACCGGGCGCGAGGTCCAATGCGTACGTTGGGCGGCAGCCGGCAAGACCAATACCGAGATCGGGATGATCCTGTCGCTGTCGGTGTCTACCGTGCGTTTTCATCTGCGAAACGCAGGTGCGAAACTGGGTGCAGCATCTCGCTCCCGGACCATTCAACTTGCGACCGGCCACGGCTTCCTGGGGGCGCGAACCTGA
- a CDS encoding acyl-CoA dehydrogenase family protein, with the protein MDAGLTPFLARLATDGSPGWQTAIEAFGLEGLGRSVETGGLGTGTREAAIVARALGQAGICLPWAEHWVAARLGACVADAGPLATSAAHVTNQARQQQRSGWAEDALAIVHCAEMSGLCETLLADTVAFSKERRQFGVTIASFQVLRHRMVDMRLALEQAIAMAGYAIDLIDHDDDEARRKAVSAARVLCEDAIRIVGGGAVQIHGAMGLTEELRIGRLFRRASSLAQGDGTGRAHLRRYAGLMVS; encoded by the coding sequence ATGGACGCCGGCCTCACCCCTTTCCTGGCACGGCTGGCGACGGACGGCTCCCCCGGCTGGCAGACAGCAATCGAGGCGTTCGGCCTCGAAGGGTTGGGCCGCAGCGTAGAGACCGGCGGTCTCGGCACGGGAACGCGCGAAGCCGCGATCGTCGCCCGAGCCCTTGGCCAGGCGGGCATATGTCTGCCGTGGGCCGAACACTGGGTTGCCGCGCGGCTTGGCGCCTGTGTCGCCGATGCCGGACCGCTGGCGACTTCCGCTGCGCACGTGACGAACCAGGCCAGGCAGCAACAACGGAGTGGTTGGGCGGAAGATGCGCTGGCGATCGTCCATTGCGCCGAAATGTCGGGTCTCTGCGAAACGTTGCTGGCTGACACGGTCGCTTTTTCCAAAGAGCGACGGCAGTTCGGCGTAACTATTGCCTCCTTTCAGGTGCTGCGGCACCGCATGGTGGACATGCGGCTCGCGCTGGAACAGGCGATCGCCATGGCCGGCTACGCCATCGATCTAATCGATCACGACGACGATGAGGCGCGTCGAAAAGCCGTCAGCGCAGCCCGGGTCCTTTGTGAAGACGCCATCCGGATCGTGGGTGGCGGTGCCGTGCAGATTCACGGCGCGATGGGGCTGACCGAGGAGTTGCGGATCGGCCGCTTGTTTCGCCGCGCTTCATCATTGGCGCAAGGCGACGGCACGGGGCGGGCGCACTTGCGCCGCTATGCCGGCCTCATGGTCAGCTAA
- a CDS encoding acyl-CoA dehydrogenase family protein, protein MAHGRVRATLLIMDHLLSADDRAFRDEVRQFLQTELLPEARRATRLATSVFTHPEISLPWQAKLAARGWAAPDWPEQFGGPGWSDVQRFIFADECARAQAPTLAPMGLKMVAPVIMHYGSEEQRETLLPRIISGEDYWCQGYSEPASGSDLASLRLRADRDGDHYVLNGSKIWTTHAHFANRMFCLVRTNSEGRPQSGITFLLVDMTTPGISVAPITTLAGEHEFNQVFFDDVRVPVGDRLGAENDGWTVAKHLLTFERSGRYSPGLRAHLALIQEAAEQTGWIDLPGNRERLAREAIAADGLRAIELAGLYADSGGAGAIRPSMLKILGTEASQRLDLLALEIAAEREVDEVLPSAMPRFLNNRAATIYGGSNEIQRDILARAVVDAAL, encoded by the coding sequence TTGGCGCACGGACGTGTTCGGGCGACACTTCTGATTATGGATCATCTACTGAGCGCCGACGACCGGGCCTTCCGGGACGAAGTACGCCAATTCCTGCAGACCGAGCTGTTGCCGGAAGCCCGCAGGGCCACTCGTCTCGCGACAAGCGTCTTCACGCATCCAGAAATCTCACTGCCATGGCAGGCAAAGCTCGCAGCGCGCGGCTGGGCGGCGCCGGACTGGCCTGAACAATTTGGAGGTCCGGGCTGGAGCGATGTGCAGCGGTTTATCTTCGCGGATGAATGCGCGCGCGCTCAGGCACCGACACTGGCGCCGATGGGGCTGAAAATGGTGGCGCCGGTGATCATGCACTACGGCAGCGAAGAGCAGCGAGAGACGCTGTTGCCGCGCATTATCTCGGGCGAGGATTATTGGTGTCAGGGTTATTCGGAGCCCGCGTCTGGATCAGACCTCGCTTCGCTGCGGCTAAGGGCCGACCGCGACGGCGATCACTACGTGCTGAACGGCTCGAAGATCTGGACCACGCATGCCCATTTCGCCAACCGGATGTTTTGCCTGGTTCGCACGAACTCCGAAGGTCGCCCGCAAAGCGGCATAACGTTTCTGCTCGTCGACATGACCACTCCGGGCATATCAGTGGCCCCCATAACCACGCTGGCAGGCGAACACGAGTTCAACCAGGTCTTCTTCGACGACGTTCGCGTTCCCGTAGGCGATCGGCTGGGCGCGGAGAACGATGGATGGACTGTCGCCAAGCACCTGCTGACGTTCGAGCGTTCGGGTCGTTACTCTCCAGGGCTGAGGGCGCATCTTGCGCTGATCCAGGAGGCGGCGGAGCAAACCGGCTGGATCGATCTACCTGGAAACCGCGAGCGGCTGGCGCGTGAGGCGATCGCCGCCGATGGCTTGCGCGCGATAGAACTTGCCGGCCTCTACGCGGATTCAGGCGGCGCTGGCGCGATACGTCCCTCCATGCTGAAAATCCTCGGCACTGAAGCCTCGCAGCGGCTCGATCTGCTGGCGCTCGAGATTGCTGCGGAGAGGGAGGTCGATGAAGTACTGCCGTCGGCCATGCCGCGGTTTCTCAACAACCGTGCTGCGACGATCTACGGCGGGTCGAACGAAATTCAGCGCGACATTCTGGCGCGCGCAGTGGTTGACGCTGCGCTTTAG